CGGGACGTACTGGATCAAATCTTACCAATGCCGGAATCCCGCTCGGTAACGATTAGTGATAACTACATTAAACTTTCAGCCTTAGCCCTTTCACCAGGAATTATTTTGAGCCAGCGATTAGCCGCACAACGAATTCATGATAGAAACATATATACATTCCGTCCAGATGCCACTAAATTGTCTGCAGAGATCAGCCTAAAAACTGGGTATTACCTGCGTGAAAGGTTCCCTGAAATAGAAAAATTTACCGACAAGCTCTTTGCTAAGGGATTAGGAACGATGATAGGTGCAATCGGCCTTAAGGGAGCTTTATCATTACCTGAAACCAATCGATACCTAAAGCGATTTTCAACCTGGCAATCTCTGCTTCGAGTTATTCTGTCGCGAACCGTGTTCTATACCTTAAAGAGTAGTATGAAGAAAAATGATCCAAAGCCAGGACGATAACCAGCCGACCAACGTCCTTATATACCGGGACTTGCTGTTGCCCTATTCAGAAACGTTTATCAAGAACCAAGTAATTTCTTTGACAAAATATCGAGGGATCTACGCCGGAACCCTAACTAATAAAAGTCATCCTGACCTGCTTGAAGCTGAGCAGGTGATATCACTCGATCGTATTGTTCAATTTTCCTTGCCTTGGCGACTTCTATTTAAGTTTTTTGGCATGGTTCACCCTGATTGGATTAGAGCTATTCGGCAACAGTCGCCAGTTCTTCTTCATGCCCATTTTGGTCCTGATGCTGTTTGGGCAATGCCCTTGGCTCGACAATTAAAGTTGCCACTGCTAATCACCTTTCACGGCTACGATGCCACTCTTTCAGAGGGGTTATCTGCATTCACGAATAGGCTATATGGTCTTTACCTGAAACGTCGTAACAGTCTATTTAACCAAGCTCAAGGAGTGATCGCTGTCTCGAAATTTGTCCAAAGCCAGCTAGAAGCCAAGGGATGTCCACCTGACAAAATATATCAGCACTATATCGGTATCGATACAGCCTATTTTTGTCCAGATCGCCAACAGCAAAGAAGCCCGATTATTTTGTTTGTAGGTCGCCTAGTGGAGAAAAAAGGCTGTTTCCCGCTCATCCAGGCTATAGCTCGAGTTCAGCAGGTGACCCCTGATATTGAGTTAATTTTGATTGGTGATGGGTCCTTGCGTTCTGCCTTGGAGACAGAGGCTACCGCTCACCTGAAGCGCTATCAGTTTCTCGGTCAGCAGCCGCCGTCGACAGTGCGTGACTGGATGAATCGAGCCAAGGTATTGTGTGTTCCTAGTCAGCAAGCAGCTTCTGGCGATACAGAAGGGTTAGGCATGGTCTTTCTGGAAGCTCAAGCCATGGGATTACCAGTTGTGAGCTGCCGGTCTGGGGGGATTCCAGAGGCCGTAGTTCATGGGGAAACAGGGTTTTTGGTACCAGAGGGAGATGTTAACGGCTTAGCCCAGCATATTGTGCGGCTGGTAGAGGATGCTCCTCTCTGGCAGCGGCTGAGCCATCAAGGTCGAGCCTGGGTTTGCGATCGCTTCGATCTTCAGACTCAAACTCGCAAGCTGGAAGCCATTTATGATACTGTCCTCGCCGAACATCAACGAAAGAGGTTAGGGTCGCGATGCTAGAGAAGCCTATCCATACTCCGGTTGCCCTAATTATCTTCAATCGGCCCGAACTCACCCAAAAAGCCTTAGAGGCGATTGCCCTGGTTCAGCCGCCTGTCCTTTATGTGATTGCCGATGGACCTCGGACCGGTCATCCAAGTGATGCTGCCGCCTGCAAGCAAACCCGTGCCCTGGTTGATCAGATTCCGTGGGATTGTCAAGTGATTAAGATCTATGCCGACAACAATCTAGGTTGTCGAGAACGAGTTTCTAGTGGACTAGATTGGGTCTTTAATCATACAGAGACTGCCATTGTCTTAGAAGACGATTGCATTGCCGATCCCACCTTCTTTCACTTCTGTGAGCAGCTTCTCGAGCGATACCGTGATGACACTCGCGTCATGGCCATCTCAGGTGACAACTTTCAGCGTAGTCGTCAACCTCGAACTCCCTATAGTTACTACTTCTCTCGTTATCCCCACTGCTGGGGATGGGCGACATGGCGACGAGCCTGGCAGTGCTACGACAACACTATGGCCCTATGGCCTAATATTCGAGACGGCTGCTGGTTGTATGACCTCCTGGAAAGCCGATTTGAGGTTGCTTACTGGCGTCGAGTTTTCCAAAAGGTTTATGACAATCAAATCAACAGTTGGGCCTTTCGTTGGACATTTGCCTGTTGGCTTCATTCTGGATTAGCCATTCTGCCCCGTGTCAACCTGGTCAGCAATATCGGGTTTTCATCGTACAGTACTCACACTCGCAACCGCAGTAGCCCCTTTGCGGCTCTACCCGTTGCCGCTATGCCCTTTCCGCTGAAGCATCCTCCCTTTATGATTCGAGATGTCCAAGCTGACCGGTTTACCTACCAAACCATGTATAGCCCCTTAGTTCGAGCTCGAGCCAAACTTAGACAGTGGTTACCTTGATTAAGATGCCGTGGATAGTCAAAGTGCTCGTATTAGCGGAAGCAAAGAGTCTTCGATCCTCTGCCCTATCTGTCAGAGTCGGCGGCAACGGGAGTTGTATCCCACCCATGGAGGGCAGTTAGTTCGGTGCTGTGATTGCCAGGTCGTCCTGTTTACTCCTCGCCCTAGCCAAGCTGAACTAGACCGGTACTACAATGCCCAGTCTTATTACGAGCACTATCAATCCAGCCCCATGGGGCAGGCGGTCTTTGCTCAGCATCGCTATCAGCAACTCTGCCGGGTGCTGCGGCGCTATGCTCCCTATTTACTCACGCAGCAGCCCCGCGTAATGCTGGATGTTGGCTGTGGCACGGGACAGCTGTTAGCGGTTGCCGCAACCCAGGGCTGGCAGATTCAGGGTATAGATTTATCTGCAGCTGCTGTTAAGCAGGCCCAAGAACAATTAGGCCCTGTGGTGCAGCGAGGGACGATTGCGGAGATCGCTTCATCACCTAATATCTATGATTTGATCACCTCATATCACGTGATCGAACATTTGCTCGATCCAGTTCTCTTACTCAGGCACATTTATAAAGTGCTGCGCCCTGGCGGAGCCGTTTTTATAGAAACTCCCAACATCGATAGTCTAGGAGCTCGGCTACGGGGTAACCGCTGGTCCCATATCATCCCCCCTGAGCACATTACCTATTTCAATCCCACCTCGTTGCAACGGGCTTTGCAGCAGGCAGGCTTTCAAACCATTCAGACTCTGACGATTCGTCCCCAGGTGATCGAAAGCCTGGCTCACATTCCTCTATTCCTGAAGGGCATCGCTAGCCTTGCCTATACCGTCGCTCCATGGATGAACCTGGGAGCGTCATTGCAAGCGATCGCACTGAAACCTAGTTGTCATGGCTAGCCTATGAGACTGCTCTACACGCTCACCAGCTATCGACCAGCTCTGGGCGGCGCCCAAATTCACACTCACCTACTGGCCCAACACCTGGCCGAGCACCATGCTGTGCAAGCAGTCTGCCATTGGGATCATAACCGCAGCGATTGGCTCTTGGGCACTACCCTGAGACAACCACCTGCCCGCGACTATGAGATCGACACCATTTCTGTCCATCGACTCGGCTTCAGCTGGACAGAAAAGCTGCGCATGGCCATCTGGTTGCCCCTCTATTACCCTCTGATGCAAGTAGCCTTGCCTCCCATTGCTGGTGAGGTGGCCCGCCATCTGCACCCCTTGGCCCAATCCGCCGATCTCATCCACAATGTGCGCATTGGCCGCGAGGGGCTGAGCTATGCCTCCTGGCAAACCGCCTGTCAGTACGATATTCCCTTTGTGTTTACCCCCGTCCATCATCCCCGTTGGGTAGGGTGGCGTTATCGCGCCTACATTGAGCTTTACCGCCGCGCCGATGCGGTCATTGCCCTCACCCCCAGTGAAAAAAGTACCCTCATCGACCTGGGGGTGGCCCCAGATCACATTCATGTCACCGGCATTGGTCCGGTGCTGGCAGAGCAAGCCGATGCTCAGCGGTTTCGCCGCCAGTATGGATTGGAGGCTCCCATGGTGCTGTTTCTGGGCCAGCATTATCCCTACAAGGGCTTCCGCCAGCTGCTAGAGGCGGCTCCCCTGGTCTGGCAGCACCACAGCGATACTCAATTTGTCTTCATCGGCCCGCCGGTTAAGGACTCTGACCAGGTGTTTCTCGCCTATACCGACTCCCGCATCCATCACCTGGGGCCGGTGGATCTGCAGGCGAAGACTGATGCTCTGGCAGCTTGTGATCTGCTCTGTGTGCCCTCTAGCCAGGAGAGCTTCGGCGGCGTCTTTACCGAGGCCTGGAGCCTGGGCAAGCCAGTGGTTGGGGGCCGCATCCCGGCAGTGGCGGATGTGGTGTATGAGGGGACGGATGGGTTTTTAGTGGCCCAAGATCCCGATCAAATTGCTGAGAGGATCTGTTATCTGCTGGCCTATCCGGAGCGGGCTCAGGCTATGGGCCAGGCGGGCCAGGCTAAGGTGCAGCAGCACTATACTTGGCCAACCTTGGCCCAGAAAACGGAGCAGGTTTATCGGGCGGTACTGGGTATTTAGGGGCAGGCCTAGAATAGAACTATTCCCTCCGGTTATATCAGATGCAATCTCAGGAGCAACTACAACGGCGGCTAAGCGCAGCTTTCGACGAGCGACAGGCTGCTGTGCTGGCTGAGGTTGTAACCGAAGCCTACTCAGAGCTGGTGAAGACCCATGATTTCAATGAACTGAAAGAGATCGTGCGTGAGTTGGCTCAGGCGCAAACTCGCACTGAACAGCAGGTTGATACTCTAGCCCTGCGCATGGATGAGTTGGCTCAGGCGCAAACCCGCACTGAACAGCAGGTTGATACTCTAGCCCTGCGCATGGATGAGTTGGCTCAGGCGCAAACCCGCACCGAACAACGGGTAGATACTCTGGCAGTGCGTATGGATGAACTGGCCCAGGCTCAGACTCGTACTGAAGAGGCTGTACGCGAACTGGCAGAGGGGCAGCGGGATTTGCGACGGCAGTTGGGGGGCCTGGCTATGACGGTGGGCTATCGCTTAGAAGATGATGCCTATAAGGCTCTGCCTGCTCTAATGGAACGGGACCATGGGGTGCGGGTACAGGGACGGCTGAAGCGTGGATACCTTAACGATGCCCAGGGTCGCTCTCTGGAGGTGAATATTCTAGGGAACGCCATCTGGGAGGGAGAACCAGCCACCATCATCGGCGAAAGTAAGAGTCAGCTATCGGCTCCAGAAATCGAGCGGTTCATCCGGCGGCGATTACAACCTTTACAGCAGGTGCTTCCTAGGGTGTTTCCGGTACTGGTGACCCATATGGTGTCGGGACCGGAGGTCGATGACTATGCGCGGCAGCGGGGTATTGCTCTCTATTATTCCTACGACTTTTGAGATTTGGCTTCTGGTGTCTTTGCTGACTTTGAAGGAATATCCCCTCTGTTGAGGTGAGGATGTCAGTTGGTGGCAATAGATCACGGTAAGACCACACTGAATCGTGTAGCTCGGGTTGCTTCGCCCGGGGAATTTCGCTTTCCCCGGACCCCTACGACCAGGGCAAACCGCTTGTGGTGAGCCTGTCGAGCCACCGCCCTGGACCTGCGGAAGGGGATGTCGATCGGTCGTTATGGATCGCGTTGCATCGGCAAGGTAGCCGGTTTTCTGCATTGGCGCGGCAACCGCGCCCCTACCCTGTCCCCTTACCCTCTATCCGCTATCGGCCTACTCGCCCGCCCATCCACCGTTTCGACTCCGTTGCTCCTTAACCCCTCCGGGGTCGCTTCGCGAGCGGAGCCGCTGACGCGCTTGGCAAAGCCTGGCTGCAAGCCATACACGGCAAGCCCATCCACCGTTCGACAGGAGCCAAAACATTCACTCACTCAAAACTCAGCCCTCCAGTCAGGCTCCGCCTTGCTTGAATGCCGTTAGGCTATACACCCCATCACCCCTACCCTTCGGGAAGCCGCTACGCGTCTACACCCCATCACCCCATCCACTCACCAATGAGGATCGATCTACAATCACCCTATTGAGAACGAGTCAGACACCATGAGGGCTTTACCAGCCAGAGACATTCTCGGGGTGCGGGTGGATGGCACCAGCTATGGGGATGCTTGCGATCGCATCTGGGCCTGGACCGAGAGCGGCACCCCGGCCTATGTGGTGGCGGCTAATGTGCACGTGATCATGACGGCCTACTGGAACCGGGCTTTTCGCCGGGTGCTGCGACGAGCGGCCCTGGTGACTCCCGATGGCATGCCTTTGGTGCTGGGGCTACGCTGGCTGGGCTTGACCGGCCAAGGGCGGGTCTATGGGCCTGATCTGATGCTGGCCTGGTGTCAGCGGGCAGCCCGAGCAGGCCTACCCATCTATCTCTATGGCGGCAGCGAGGCGACTCTGGCCCAGTTGCGGGTAAACCTCAGCGACTGGTTTCCTGACTTAAAGATTGCCGGTAGCCATGCTCCCCCTTTCCGGTCTCTGACCCCTGCAGAAGACATTGTCGACCGGCAACGGATTCAGGCCTCTGGAGCTAAGGTAGTGCTGGTAGGCCTGGGTTGCCCCAAGCAAGAACATTGGATGGCGCGCCAGGTTTCCCACCTGCCGCTGGTGATGATCGGGGTGGGGGCGGCTTTTAGTTTTCACAGTGGCACGGTGGCCCAGGCCCCCCGCTGGATGATGGGCTGCAGCCTGGAATGGCTCTATCGCCTGGGTCGAGAACCGCGACGGCTGTGGCGGCGCTATTTGATCAACAATCCGGCCTTCATGCTGCTGTTTGGCCTACAGCTGCTGCGGCAGCGCCTAGGGTTGGCTTCCTCCCAGCCGTGACAGGTTTTGGCCCAGAGTGTGGCATCCTAACCCTGCGGCTCCCCCCGATTCCCATGCCCCATCGTGATATTCGTGCCCCCCGCACCCCCCAACTGAAACAGATCTGGACTTGGCGCTGGCAACGGGTGCTACTGCTAGTGCTGAGCGATATTCTCGCCCTGACGGTGGCCTGGCGTATTGCCCACTTTCTCAACCAGTTTTTCTCCCCCATTCCCGATCAGTTGGTCTGGTGGGTCTGGCTGGATCTGCCCAGCCTGTTCTGGATTTTTGTGCCCGTCACCCTGGCGGTATTCGCCCAGTATGGCCTCTACGGTCCCCTCACCCAGGTGAAAAACTACGTGCGGGCGGCGCAGCTGATTACGGCCATCTACCTGCTGTCGTTGGTGCTGGTCTACTTTTATGATCCGAAGTTAGACCCACCCCGGTCGCTGTTTTTCTCGGCCTGGGGCAGCAGCGTGGCCCTGGTGATGCTGGCCCGGTTGCTGGTCACCCTGGTGTTGCGGCCCATCGAGCAACGGTGGGTGCAGGGGCGGCTATTTTTAATCGCCTCGGCCCGCCGCCTGAAGCTACTCTCCGATACCTTGCAGCAACGCTCCTCTATGACTGTAGTGGGGTCGGCCCTGGCCACCACCGCCAATAGCCCCATCACCCTGCAGGCCATTCTCAAGTCGGGGGCGCAATTGGTGCTGGCTGAAGATCTTCCTGATGCTACCCTGGCCTCTAGCCTCTACTGGCAGCTGCGCCGGGCCGGCATTGCCCTGCGACTGGTGCCCTCTAGTCGGGAAATGCTCTATCGTCGCGGCGTGCCGGAGATCTTCGCCGGTATTCCTACCCTGCGCTTAGACGCGCCCCTGGTGGATGGCTTAGATTACCGCCTCAAGCGCACCCTGGACTATGTGGGGGCGGCTCTGGGGATGTTGGTACTGGCGCCGTTATTGTTGGGGGCTGCGATCGCAATTCGCCTCGATTCCCCTGGCCCCATCTTCTTTCGCCAGGAACGTATCGGCCTCCATGGCAAGGTGTTCCCGATGTGGAAGTTTCGCACCATGGCCGCCGACGCCGCCCGGCAGCAGATCACCCTGGAAACCCAAAACCAAAGTCAGGACGGCATCCTGTTCAAACTCAAGAGCGACCCCCGCATCACCCGAGTGGGCCAGTTTCTGCGCCGCACCAGCCTGGATGAACTGCCCCAACTCTTCAACGTACTCTGGGGCCAGATGAGCCTGGTTGGTCCTCGCCCCCTACCGCTGCGAGACGTGGCCCACTTCGACGCTGGCCACCACGTGCGCCACCAAGTCTTGCCCGGCATCACCGGCCTCTGGCAGATCTCCGGCCGCTCCGACATCGGCAGCTTCGACGATGCCGCCCGCCTCGACCTCCACTACATCGACAACTGGTCCCTCAACCTGGATCTCGATATCTTGATGGAGACCTTGAAGATTGTGCTACTCGGTAAAGGAGCGTATTAGGAGTGGGGGAGTAATGGAGTGGGGAGTAATGGAGTGGGGGAGTGGGGGAGTTTTGAATTTTGAATTGCAGCATAACTGCGAGAACTCAACACTCAAAACTAAGACCTTAAAACTCCATCACCCCTAAGCCCTTCGGGCAGGCTCCGCCTACACCCCATCACCCACCCCTCAATCACCCCTTCCGTCCTCCCCTCCCATGCCTCTCCTCCTCTATCTCGCCCTGATTACCTCCTGGATCTTCGCCTGGATGCCGCTGAGCTACTACCCGCATGGTCAGTTGGCCCTGGATCGCGATCTGGCAGGGGGGCACGCTGCTGTTGGGGCTGGCCACGATCGGGCAATTACGGCGGTTTCAGCGGCCCTGGCGGGGGCTGGGCTATGGCTTCGATGGGTTGGTGCTAGCGACGGCTCTGGGATTGACCCTGGCGACGGTAGTAGCCCCCTTTCCCACCGTGGCTGCCTGGACCCTGACCCAGGGGCTGGGCTATGGGCTGCTGCTCTACGTGGCCCGCAATGCCCTGAGTCAGCCTCGTTTTTCTTCCACAGTACTCTGGTGGGGCCTAGCTGGGATGGCGGTTGGGGTGGCGGTGATCAGTCTCAGCTATTGGCGACCGGATGCGGCCATGTGGCAGCAGGGCAATTTTTGCAACGCCATTCGCAACCTCTATCCCCTGGGCCATCACAATTTTGTCGGCGGCTATTTCGCCTTAACGCTGCCCTTGGCAGTGGCCTTGGCGTTGGCCCAGTCAGGCTGGCGGCGCTGGCTGGGGTTAGGGCTGGCCCTGGTGGTCGCCCTGGCCCTCTATGTCAGTGGCTCCCGGGGGGCGGCCCTGGGCTTAGTGGTGTGGCTGCTGGTGACTCTGGTCAGCGTCGTTGGGCGTCGTCAAGGCAAGCAGCGTTGGCGCTTGGGCCTGCTGGGGCTGGTGTTGCTGCTGCTGGTGACGGCGGCCATGGCTACCAATCCCCGGGTGCGGGATCTTATGCAGGGATTGGCCTTGGACCCGGATGAACCAGTGGCGGTGGCGGTCAGTGATGGTCCGGCTCGCGATCGCATCTTCATGCTGGGCACCGCCGCCAACATCCTGCGGGATCGGCCTCTGCTGGGGATAGGCCCCGGCAACATGGGCCGAGTGTCTAACCGCTATCGCCCCATCGAGGCCGGGGCCGGGTTGGACCATGTGCAGCAACTACACAATACGCCAGCTCAATTGGCCGGTGAACTGGGGCTGGTGGGCATCGGCCTCTATTTGGCCTGGTGGGTCTTGGTGGGACGACTCTGCTGGCGGCTCCATCGCGCCCCCTTGACGCCCCCTGACCGGACCCTGCTCTATGGCATCGGCGGCAGTTATCTGGCCTACGGCGTCTCCAGCCTCACCGATTACCAGCTGGAAAACATTCCCATCGCCGTCACCCTCAGCCTCAGTCTGGTCATGCTGCTGGGCTTAGCCGATACCTATCTGGTGAAAGACACCGCGGCCATGAGTTGGCCCCAACGGAGTCGACGCTGGACCAGCCTCGGGGTGCTGGCCCTAGTAGCCCTGGCCATCCGTCTCTGGCTCCCCTTCGATCTCTCCCTGGCTTTGGGCCAAAGCGCCATCAGCCAATTGCAACAGCAAAACCTGGTCACCGCCGATAGTCGCTGGCAGAAGGCCACTCGCCTGGCCCCCTGGGATCCCACCTTCGGGGCCCTGGCGGGGGAAGAACTGCTGCAGGTAGAGTCCTGGGCCGACAGCGACAGCAACCAGCAGGTGATTCGCCAGGCCGTCTACGACTATTTTCATCAGGCCCAGGCGGCGGCTCCCAATGATGTCTGGTTCAACCAGAACCTGGCCGTGCTCTACTACCAGGACGGCGACTGGCAGCAGGCGGAGCACTATGGCCGCCGCGCCGCCCAGCTATTACCCCGCAATCAGAGTTTCATCTATGCCCTGCTGGGACTGATTTATCTGGCCCAGGAGAGCCCGGACCAAGCCGTGGCCGCCTTGGCCATCGAAGCCCTGGTGCATCCCGATTTTTTGACCTATCCCGCCTGGCAGCAGCCCCCCCTCGCCGCCGTCTATCCCCAGGTGGTTGAAGCCACTCTAGGCCACTACGATACCCTATTAGTCGACGTCTCGCCTGCCACTCCCGGCTATGACAGGCTACAGACCAACGTCCAGGCCCTGCGCTGGTGGTTAGGGCGGCCTATACCGTCTGCTGACCAATCGAAGAGGACCTCTACAGTCGCCCTCCACCAAAATGGGCGTGGCTTGCTTCTCGAAGAGTGGGGGAGACCCGAAGCAGCTTTCCATCTCCCCTTCTCCCCTCGTGGGAGAAGGGGCTGGGGGATGAGGGAAAGACCCAACCAGCAAGGAGGTCATAACTTGTGTGCACTGAGTAGTGAGGGGGAAGCAGCGGCATCCCTTTCCCACTCCCCTGCTCCCCTTGTGGGAGTAAGGGCTGGGGGAAGAGGGGTAGCCACCGGCCACAAGCAATCCACAGCAACGGAAAGTTCGTTTATCAAGTCCTCCGTCCTCCGCCCTCCGCCCTCCGCCCTCTTACGGACCTTGATGCTGGCGGAACCCGACCCCGAGCAAGCCCTAGACGTCCTCAATCAAGCCATCGCTGCAGGCGACGGCTCCCCCTCCCTGCAATTACTGCGGGCCTGGCTTGCCCCTGAGGTCTACCTAGACGACTACCTGGCCGCCACCGACCTCTCCGATCAAGAACGTCAGGTGTTGCAGGGTCACATGCTAGAAGAACGTAATCTGCGCGACTGGATGCGATCGCTGACTCAGGCCGTAACGGCTCGTTATCGTGGTTCCCTGGCCTTCTCCTACCGCAACCGCGCCGCCAACCAGATCAGCCTGATTCTGCAACCAACCGAGCTAGAAACCTATACCCTGGTAGAGCAGTTGGGGCTATTCCGAGACTGGCCGCGAGAATTTCCCGCCCTCGACTATCAAATCGAGCGCCTCTGTATCCAGGCCTTGAATCTGCCCCATCCCACCTGCCAAGACCGCACTGCAGCGCCCTGTGGTTAAGCCATGAAATCCACCTCCACCAGCCAAGACGGTACTCTGCTGGGCCTGCTCACCGTTGCCCTCTATGCAGTATTTACCCTGCTGCCCGGCAGCAGCACCATGATGGTGTCGTGGCCTTGGGTGTTTCTCTGGCAGGCAGCCTTGGCCTTACCCATTCTCTGGTTGCTCTGGCAGCTGTGGCACAAACCCCTGCGAGCCTTTCGCCTTGGCGGCGGCCTCGATTGGATTGTAGCCTTGGGAGTCATCGGCTTAATCGTGTCCACCCTAGGGGCCGAGTTTCCGCAGCAGGCCCGCTGGTATGGTTGGGCTGCCCTGGGCGGTGTCGCCGCTGTCTATGCCCTGCGGGGCTGGCTGACCACGCCACGGCGCTGCCTGCGACTACTACAAGGTCAGGGGGGGCTAGCCATTGCCTTCATCCTGGTCAGCCTGGGCCTGTGGTTGAGCCAGATCTACTGGCCAGAATTGGCTCGGCTGGAGACGCTGCAACAGTATGGCGTCGAGCAATCATTTAACTTCAATCTCACCAGTCTGCGCAACTGGCAGCCCATCGGCCATCAGAATTATGTGGCCGGGTATTTAGTGTTAATGCTGCCGCTGCTGGC
This portion of the Halomicronema hongdechloris C2206 genome encodes:
- a CDS encoding class I SAM-dependent methyltransferase; the encoded protein is MDSQSARISGSKESSILCPICQSRRQRELYPTHGGQLVRCCDCQVVLFTPRPSQAELDRYYNAQSYYEHYQSSPMGQAVFAQHRYQQLCRVLRRYAPYLLTQQPRVMLDVGCGTGQLLAVAATQGWQIQGIDLSAAAVKQAQEQLGPVVQRGTIAEIASSPNIYDLITSYHVIEHLLDPVLLLRHIYKVLRPGGAVFIETPNIDSLGARLRGNRWSHIIPPEHITYFNPTSLQRALQQAGFQTIQTLTIRPQVIESLAHIPLFLKGIASLAYTVAPWMNLGASLQAIALKPSCHG
- a CDS encoding WecB/TagA/CpsF family glycosyltransferase, with translation MRALPARDILGVRVDGTSYGDACDRIWAWTESGTPAYVVAANVHVIMTAYWNRAFRRVLRRAALVTPDGMPLVLGLRWLGLTGQGRVYGPDLMLAWCQRAARAGLPIYLYGGSEATLAQLRVNLSDWFPDLKIAGSHAPPFRSLTPAEDIVDRQRIQASGAKVVLVGLGCPKQEHWMARQVSHLPLVMIGVGAAFSFHSGTVAQAPRWMMGCSLEWLYRLGREPRRLWRRYLINNPAFMLLFGLQLLRQRLGLASSQP
- a CDS encoding hemolytic protein HlpA-like protein, which codes for MLEKPIHTPVALIIFNRPELTQKALEAIALVQPPVLYVIADGPRTGHPSDAAACKQTRALVDQIPWDCQVIKIYADNNLGCRERVSSGLDWVFNHTETAIVLEDDCIADPTFFHFCEQLLERYRDDTRVMAISGDNFQRSRQPRTPYSYYFSRYPHCWGWATWRRAWQCYDNTMALWPNIRDGCWLYDLLESRFEVAYWRRVFQKVYDNQINSWAFRWTFACWLHSGLAILPRVNLVSNIGFSSYSTHTRNRSSPFAALPVAAMPFPLKHPPFMIRDVQADRFTYQTMYSPLVRARAKLRQWLP
- a CDS encoding sugar transferase gives rise to the protein MPHRDIRAPRTPQLKQIWTWRWQRVLLLVLSDILALTVAWRIAHFLNQFFSPIPDQLVWWVWLDLPSLFWIFVPVTLAVFAQYGLYGPLTQVKNYVRAAQLITAIYLLSLVLVYFYDPKLDPPRSLFFSAWGSSVALVMLARLLVTLVLRPIEQRWVQGRLFLIASARRLKLLSDTLQQRSSMTVVGSALATTANSPITLQAILKSGAQLVLAEDLPDATLASSLYWQLRRAGIALRLVPSSREMLYRRGVPEIFAGIPTLRLDAPLVDGLDYRLKRTLDYVGAALGMLVLAPLLLGAAIAIRLDSPGPIFFRQERIGLHGKVFPMWKFRTMAADAARQQITLETQNQSQDGILFKLKSDPRITRVGQFLRRTSLDELPQLFNVLWGQMSLVGPRPLPLRDVAHFDAGHHVRHQVLPGITGLWQISGRSDIGSFDDAARLDLHYIDNWSLNLDLDILMETLKIVLLGKGAY
- a CDS encoding glycosyltransferase, producing the protein MIQSQDDNQPTNVLIYRDLLLPYSETFIKNQVISLTKYRGIYAGTLTNKSHPDLLEAEQVISLDRIVQFSLPWRLLFKFFGMVHPDWIRAIRQQSPVLLHAHFGPDAVWAMPLARQLKLPLLITFHGYDATLSEGLSAFTNRLYGLYLKRRNSLFNQAQGVIAVSKFVQSQLEAKGCPPDKIYQHYIGIDTAYFCPDRQQQRSPIILFVGRLVEKKGCFPLIQAIARVQQVTPDIELILIGDGSLRSALETEATAHLKRYQFLGQQPPSTVRDWMNRAKVLCVPSQQAASGDTEGLGMVFLEAQAMGLPVVSCRSGGIPEAVVHGETGFLVPEGDVNGLAQHIVRLVEDAPLWQRLSHQGRAWVCDRFDLQTQTRKLEAIYDTVLAEHQRKRLGSRC
- a CDS encoding O-antigen ligase family protein — translated: MVSWPWIAIWQGGTLLLGLATIGQLRRFQRPWRGLGYGFDGLVLATALGLTLATVVAPFPTVAAWTLTQGLGYGLLLYVARNALSQPRFSSTVLWWGLAGMAVGVAVISLSYWRPDAAMWQQGNFCNAIRNLYPLGHHNFVGGYFALTLPLAVALALAQSGWRRWLGLGLALVVALALYVSGSRGAALGLVVWLLVTLVSVVGRRQGKQRWRLGLLGLVLLLLVTAAMATNPRVRDLMQGLALDPDEPVAVAVSDGPARDRIFMLGTAANILRDRPLLGIGPGNMGRVSNRYRPIEAGAGLDHVQQLHNTPAQLAGELGLVGIGLYLAWWVLVGRLCWRLHRAPLTPPDRTLLYGIGGSYLAYGVSSLTDYQLENIPIAVTLSLSLVMLLGLADTYLVKDTAAMSWPQRSRRWTSLGVLALVALAIRLWLPFDLSLALGQSAISQLQQQNLVTADSRWQKATRLAPWDPTFGALAGEELLQVESWADSDSNQQVIRQAVYDYFHQAQAAAPNDVWFNQNLAVLYYQDGDWQQAEHYGRRAAQLLPRNQSFIYALLGLIYLAQESPDQAVAALAIEALVHPDFLTYPAWQQPPLAAVYPQVVEATLGHYDTLLVDVSPATPGYDRLQTNVQALRWWLGRPIPSADQSKRTSTVALHQNGRGLLLEEWGRPEAAFHLPFSPRGRRGWGMRERPNQQGGHNLCALSSEGEAAASLSHSPAPLVGVRAGGRGVATGHKQSTATESSFIKSSVLRPPPSALLRTLMLAEPDPEQALDVLNQAIAAGDGSPSLQLLRAWLAPEVYLDDYLAATDLSDQERQVLQGHMLEERNLRDWMRSLTQAVTARYRGSLAFSYRNRAANQISLILQPTELETYTLVEQLGLFRDWPREFPALDYQIERLCIQALNLPHPTCQDRTAAPCG
- a CDS encoding glycosyltransferase family 4 protein gives rise to the protein MRLLYTLTSYRPALGGAQIHTHLLAQHLAEHHAVQAVCHWDHNRSDWLLGTTLRQPPARDYEIDTISVHRLGFSWTEKLRMAIWLPLYYPLMQVALPPIAGEVARHLHPLAQSADLIHNVRIGREGLSYASWQTACQYDIPFVFTPVHHPRWVGWRYRAYIELYRRADAVIALTPSEKSTLIDLGVAPDHIHVTGIGPVLAEQADAQRFRRQYGLEAPMVLFLGQHYPYKGFRQLLEAAPLVWQHHSDTQFVFIGPPVKDSDQVFLAYTDSRIHHLGPVDLQAKTDALAACDLLCVPSSQESFGGVFTEAWSLGKPVVGGRIPAVADVVYEGTDGFLVAQDPDQIAERICYLLAYPERAQAMGQAGQAKVQQHYTWPTLAQKTEQVYRAVLGI